In Brachypodium distachyon strain Bd21 chromosome 5, Brachypodium_distachyon_v3.0, whole genome shotgun sequence, the genomic window cgtctcCATGGAAGCCTGAATGCCAAAGCCGTCAAGACGATGACAAGAACGCGAGAGAAACCGCTCTCTCTGGCTTTTCACGCGATGCCGTCGTCCGCGCGGCTGCTGTTCGTGCTCgtgatggtggcggcggcgcgggcggccacgccggcgcccgcgccgccggtggcgCGCACGGCGGAGGTGCAGGCGGAGATCGACGCGCTGCTCGCGTTCCGCGCCGGGCTGCGCGACCCCTACGCCGCCATGTCCGGGTGGGACGCGTCCTCGCCGTCCGCGCCCTGCTCCTGGCGCGGCGTCGCGTGCGCCGCGCCCGGTGGGGCCGGCCGCGTCGTCGAGCTGCTGCTCCCGCGGCTCCGCCTCTCCGGCCCCATCTCCCCCGCGCTCGCCTCGCTCGCCTACCTCGAGAAGCTCAGCCTCCGCTCCAACTCGCTCTCCGGCAACATCCCGGCCTCCCTGGCCCGCGTCGCCTCCCtccgcgccgtcttcctccagTCAAACTCCCTCTCCGGCCCCATCCCGCAGTCCTTCCTCTCCAACCTCACCAACCTCGAGTCCTTCGACGTCTCCGCCAACCTCCTGTCCGGCCCCGTCCCTGCTTCGCTCCCTCCAAGCCTGAAGTACCTCGACCTCTCCTCCAACGCCTTCTCCGGCACCATCCCTGCCAACATTAGCGCCTCGGCGACCAAGCTCCAGTTCTTCAACCTGTCCTTCAACCGCCTCCGGGGGACGGTACCGGCGTCGCTGGGGACCTTGCAGGACCTGCATTACCTCTGGCTGGAAGGTAACCTTCTCGAAGGCACCATCCCGTCGGCGTTGGCCAACTGCAAGGCGCTGCTCCACCTCAACCTGCAGGGGAACGCGCTCCGCGGCATCTTGCCGACCGCTGTCGCGGCGATACCGTCGCTGCAGATTCTCTCGGTGTCGCGGAACCGGCTCTCCGGCGCCGTCCCGGCCGCGGCGTTCGGCAGCGAGAGGAACTCGTCGCTGCGCATCGTGCAGCTCGGCGGCAACGAGTTCTCTCAGGTGGACGTGCCCGGTGGGCTCGGCAAGGATCTCCAGGTTGTGGACTTGGGGGGCAACAAGCTGGGCGGTCCCTTCCCGGGATGGCTCGTCGAGGCTCAGGGACTGACGGTGCTCAACCTTTCTGGCAATGCATTCACCGGCGATGTGCCGGCGGCAGTTGGGCAACTTACTGCGCTCCAGGAACTGCGTCTTGGCGGTAACGCTTTCACTGGTGCAGTGCCTCCGGAGATTGGTAGATGTGGCGCGCTCCAGGTGCTTGTTCTCGAGGACAACcgcttctccggcgaggttCCTGCCGCTCTTGGCGGTCTCCGGCGGCTCAGAGAGGTCTATCTTGGTGGGAACTCTTTAGCCGGCCAGATTCCGGCCACCTTGGGCAATCTCTCGTGGCTGGAAACATTGTCACTACCGAAGAACCGGCTCACTGGTGGTCTGCCCAGtgaggtcttcctgctgggCAACCTGACATTGTTGAATCTCTCTGATAACAAGCTCTCCGGTGAGATTCCTTCTGCTATTGGCAGTCTGCTTGCTCTGCAGAGTTTGAATTTGAGTGGCAATGCCTTCTCAGGCCGCATTCCGTCGACCATTGGCAACCTGCTGAACATGCGAGTTCTTGACCTTTCTGGTCAGAAGAACCTCTCGGGCAGTCTCCCGGCAGAGCTTTTCGGTCTGCCACAGCTGCAGCATGTATCACTCGCCGAAAATTCTCTCTCTGGAGATGTTCCTGAAGGTTTCAGCAGTCTGTGGAGTCTGCGTCACCTCAACATCTCGGTGAATTATTTTTCGGGGTCAATCCCGGGTACATATGGGTACATGGCATCACTCCAGGTGCTCTCAGCCTCGCACAACCGCATCTCTGGGGAGGTGCCCCCGGAGCTTGCCAATCTTTCCAACCTCACCGTGCTTGACCTCAGTGGCAACCATCTGACTGGTCCAATCCCGAGCGACCTCTCACGCCTTGGTGAATTGGAGGAGCTTGACCTCAGCCACAATCAGCTATCCAGCAAGATACCCCCAGAGATCTCCAACTGCTCGTCGCTTGCCACTCTCAAGCTTGCTGACAATCATCTTGGCAGCGAGATACCACCCTCTCTTGCCAACCTCTCGAAGCTGCAGACACTTGATCTGTCATCCAACAATATTACGGGCAGCATCCCTGACTCACTGGCTCAGATTCCAGGCCTTTTATCATTCAACGTGTCACACAATGACCTTGCAGGGGAGATACCAGCAATTCTTGGCTCCCGCTTTGGCACCCCCTCAGCATTTGCTTCCAATCCAGGTTTGTGTGGTTCACCATTGGAGAGTGAATGCAGTGAATACAAGCGGCACAGGAAGCGACAGAGGCTACAGCGCCTGGCTCTGCTGATCAGTgcggtggctgctgctgcactgcTCCTTGTGTtgttgtgctgctgctgtgtgtTCAGCTTGCTGCGGTGGAGACGCCGGTTTGTTGAGAAGCGTGATGGTGTCAAGAAGAGGCGACGCAGCCCTGGGAGGGGCAGTGGATCCAGCGGCACCAGCACAGAAAATGGAATCAGCCAGCCAAAGCTGATCATGTTTAATTCCAGGATCACCTATGCAGACACAGTGGAGGCGACACGGCAGTTTGATGAGGAGAATGTGCTCAGCCGCGGCCACCATGGTCTCATGTTCAAGGCTTGTTACAGTGAAGGAACTGTGCTGGCCATCTTACGGCTTCCTTCCACCTCAGCTGATGGCGCCGTGGTTGTTGAAGAGGGATCATTCAGGAAAGAAGCCGAGTCTCTAGGCAGGGTGAAGCACAGAAACCTCACTGTTCTTCGTGGCTACTACGCCGGGCCACCGCCCGATGTTCGCCTGCTGGTCTATGACTACATGCCCAACGGTAACCTTGCCACATTGCTCCAAGAAGCGTCTCACCAAGACGGTCACATCCTCAATTGGCCGATGAGGCATCTCATTGCTCTTGGTGTCTCTCGTGGCCTTGCATTCCTCCACCAGTCCGGTGTCATTCACGGAGATGTCAAGCCACAGAACATCCTCTTCGATGCTGACTTCGAGCCACACCTATCCGATTTCGGGCTGGAGCCAATGGTGGTGACTGCTGGTGccgctgcagccgccgccgctgcatcAACATCTGCTACAACACCGGTTGGTTCGCTTGGCTATGTCGCCCCAGACGCGGCGACTGCTGGACAGGCTACACGGGAAGGTGATGTCTACAGCTTTGGCATTGTGTTACTGGAACTGCTCACAGGCCGGCGCCCTGGCATGTTCGCCGGGGAGGATGAGGACATTGTGAAGTGGGTGAAGCGGCAGCTGCAGCGTGGGGCAGTCGCTGAGCTGCTTGAGCCGGGCCTGCTGGAGCTCGACCCCGAGTCCTCAGAGTGGGAAGAGTTCCTGCTGGGAATCAAGGTCGGCCTGCTCTGCACCGCCTCCGACCCGCTGGATCGCCCGGCAATGGCCGATGTGGTGTTCATGCTTGAGGGTTGCCGTGTTGGCCCAGAcatcccctcctccgccgatcCAACCTCCCAGCCATCCCCTGCGTAGTCTCCGGTGTCCCTCAGCCGCCATTGTCAGATTCAGTTCAGTAGTTTGTACCATTTTTTTCTGTAATTCTTTTCTTAGTTCAGACTAGTCTTTAGCTGCTTCACTCAGCACCCAGAACTCAGCATTTCCCGCCAAGGAACGAGGCTGGCCCAAGCAAGTGGGAAGTAGCCGTTGGGGTTTCTAATCTCATGGTTAGGGAGGGTGTCAGTACTGGGAATCGAAGGACCATGTGGTGCTTGGCACGGCCAGGCACGATGCTGCGATGCCATGCCGCGGAGGTTAGTGGCGCGCATGTGGGGTTCCCATCACAACGGCTACTGATGCAAGGATACGGTTGTGTCTCCTCTCCTGGCCTATCTATTTCTTGGCTGATCTGTAGTAGTACTCTGTACTCTTTAGGAAATTGATTCGTGTAGGGGCCTGCTTGGCTTCTTTGGATCCTGTCTTTAATATCTATCGTTTTTTACCATGGCTGCTAGATCTTTGTAGTGTTGTGATGTGCTGTGATGTACATTTTGTTATCTCAATTGATGCAACAGGATTGGGGTAATGATGCTTCATGACCGTTAACTTGTTGTTTTCCCTCTGCGTATAATGATTAGTGCCCAGCTCTTTATTCTGTATTTAGTTTTCTCCTGGATAATGAGAAGGGGACCCTTGCTTATTATCTTTTGTCTGGCTGGATGGATGcactttgtttcttctttggcAATTGGAGAAAGAAATGCTTTGGAACAGTGCACTGACCACCAGTGCAGTATGTTTATTGAGCAATTAGTGGGAGATCTTTGTACAATGGTACCACCGTACTTGCGTTGAGCACCAAGGGCTCCTGAATACTGTCCTAGAATAAGCTAAGCTCCACCTTTGGCAGATTGCCGGCGCCGGGCACCTTCAGTTGCCGGCCTTTCCACCTTTTCTACTGCACTTTGAATTGACTTTGAATCTGTACTGTTCACTCCTTTTATCAATGAAAATAATTCGCTCTcctgatgttttttttaaggaataGCTAAGCTCAGCAGTCAGATGCACACTGTTGCAAACTAATGCGCACCTGCCTTACATCAGTAAATGAATTGCGGGGACTGAAATGTGTAATGAAGTGTATGGCCGTTGTGACCAGGACAGCCAAGAAACGGAAGAGTGAAGACCACACTTATCAGTCAATGACCACAGTAGTGACACGGTGACACTGTCATACACGATCATTCATCCATGGCATACCTGCACTCTTCAAATATATCTTTCTTCAGGTGAATGAGCCAAGCAAAAACTGCACAAGCCTGCACGCACTACGATTCCTCTTCCTTCGAGCTCTGACTTGTCCTGGGCCAGTAGACCTGCCTGCAACTCGAGACACGACGGAATCTTTTATACTGTATACTCCGTTACTGCTTCGCGAGCAAGCAGAGTGGGTGAACCTGTGAATGAATGCAACAAACCTACGGCATCTTGTCAACCAGCAGCGCGCCCTAGCGTGTAGTTGTTCGGCTCGGATCTTGACCTACGAATCCCTGATGAACAGTAGCATGTGTGTCATGCATAAACAAGCCTCTATAGCTAGCTACCAGTAGTAGAATGGAAATGGAGGAGTGTGCTTTGCCATGTGCAGGTTTGCCTGCAAGAGCATCAACGCTCGGCGTAAATCTGGGCTCTGGTATCATATCCACAGAGTGCAGTAAATTTTGCTGTCAGGATTCAGGAAAGGCTGGACACTGAATTATTGGGTTGAGCCATCAACAGGCAACACGGGCAATCAGTTTGGAGCAGCAGCGTCTGGTGTAGCGTAGCGCAGGGAGAGTAATTTTTGCTGGAGTGGAGAGTTATTTCACTGGCTTCTCTCTGGGGTAGGACACTGGTCACTGGCGACTGGTTTTCTGCATGATTGCAACAGCACTATACAATTCTGGATGGGAGCTACAGAATGCAGATGCCGTTATGTTTCGCCATGTGCTCTCTTGTCAGTTTGACACGGTTTACTTCACACTTGCATGCACCGTTTTTTTACTCTCCGTTGTGGTCTTCTCCCCTTGCCCCGGCCAGTCCAGATCCAACCAGACATGAACGCTCCAAGTTGGAGTCTCTTTTCGAGTGCTAACAAAAAAGGAACACAGTTCTAGATTGAAATGTAGGGTCTAGATCTTGCCTCCATGCGCACTGAATTATTGACCATTGTCCTGATCTTGTTAAACGGTTTCGCATAATTGATGTTCTACTTTTCATCTGTTGTCAAAACCCTTGAACCCTTTGTGCTATATCTAATTGGAACTGAATCTCCAATTAACGTACAGAAATCCACCACTTGATTGCCTACGTCAGCAGTGCCTCAATTATCTACGGTTCCTACcctaatttaaaaaaaaatgtcaagaAGGCTAACTTTTCATGCTCCATCCACCTAATCCCTACATTTCTTCCTGGATCTAGCCGAGTATTTCTTTAGTTTACTTGGGCCCTATGTTGTGTTTGAATTTTCaaaaacggttttgctattgaaaCGTTGATTGATATCTCGTTAGAGATCAGTTGACCTGCTCGACCGTAATCCAACGATATCACGTGGGAAAGGAGAGAACGAGGATGGCCTTCAAATCTTAATATAACAAAGCTGATTggtcaacttagatttaagaCATTTcgcttaaaaatcaggcaacttaGAAATACCCACGTCCTTTGAAAATATACGGAATTGGAACGTTACTGAACTGGATTATTGGATGCATGGAGCCACCAGCAGAAGAGTTTGTTATGCAATTGGAACTTTATTgaactggatttttttttctctgggTATGCCATCTAGAACTCATGTTTTGTGTTACATACATTTATgtgttattattattatttttctttttgtagtgtgtgtgtttattttttttaaaataaataaactctTTACAAATGGGATGTCGATGGGCTGTCCACTTCTGGTCTGGTGGATGCACACGGTGGGAGTTTTTTCTGTTAAATTCTATATGAATCATATTCGTATACGATTTTTTGAGCGGACCTGGGCTGTTGGCCCggtttctttcctttcctccCCAGTCCAGATTACCCGAGGCCATAGTTTAAAAACCAGACCGGTGGTTGAACCAATGAGGCTTTCTATTCAGTTTTTTACAGGTCGAATTGCAGGTTCACCGGTTCACTGTCGGCTTTTTATTGAgatataaaataatatatttttcataaataCTGGAATAAAACCAGTGTAGATGGCCCATCCCATAGGTAACAGCCCAGCCCACAGCCAGCAATACTCCAGCGGCCCAGCGGCCCAGCCTAACGCTAACTCCCCTGGGCGTTTTTCTCCCGCACGCAGCCCCAGCGGCCCAGTCCCCACAAGGCCACAACTCGCCCCTCTCCGGCCGAGGCTAGCGGACTCCTTTACTCCACCGGAGCTCTTCTCCCCTCGCCTGCTCTGCTCCCCTTCCGGATTCCTCTTCAGCAATCTCACGCGATCCCAATATTCCCCTCCTCCCCTTTCCGCGGTAATATCTGTTCTCTCCATCCTCATCTCGGAATCCTTCGTCTCATCCCGTTCGGATCCCTCTCCTTGCGCCCTCTCATAAGCAGCTTCCCCCCTGTTAATGGATTGCAGTAGCGTCTTCTCGGGTTCCGGTGCTTCGTCTCCTTCGCGCTGATTTCCATCGGCGACTCCATCGAGCTGACTCCCGTCGGCGCCTCCTTGGTATTTCTaggttttctctcttttctccagCAGATTTGAGTGGCTAGGATCTAGGAAAAACCTAGTCAGAGTATGGCATGCGATTTCGTTCGGTGCGTGCGCGCGTGTGTGGATTGGATTCGGGTCTGCTGCAGTGCGGGCTTGAGTAATTTTGATTTCGTCTGCTCGCTTAGTTTATTTCTTTCGTTACAATTTAGAAAAACTATATCTTCGGGCCGGTAGCATGTCTGGAGAGTGATCAGATTTTATGAAGTACTACTTGATAAATGATCGTGCATTGCTACAGAAGTTGATTTATTGCATGAGATGTGTCATCGGTCCTTAACACTGTTCAAACTAAAAAATCATCTCAAATTTACATCACTCAAACCAACCAATCATAAGATTGTGATACATGTATGATGACTGTGGTCGTTAATTTTTTTGTCAACTTAAGAGGTAATCTCAGTGATATCCACCACCCCGgatctttataagagtaaaggTTAGCACTTTAGGTGTTTAGCTATCACAGGCTTCACGTTCTATGCTGTGGAATGGTTGTTGGTCTGTTTGGTGATTTGTGGATTTTTTACTTGCTGACGATTTGGTGGAGATTGTTGGGGATAATGTCCTTTGTCAACCAAGTTCTCTGGGCGAATCAATGATTTTGTAACCTTTTCTTCTGCAGCTCAAAGGATAGCAGGTCTGAGAGAAGTAGAAGCAAAGGTCCAAGACCAATCAAAATGGTATGTCGCTCGAACTGCCATTAAAAATTTCTTATGCAACTCAATGGCATGAATATTGTCTGACATTTAGGTTCTTTCACATGGCTGTAGTTTGCATTTTGCCCTTTCTCTTCCTACATCGAATTTCTATACGGATATGTGATACATCCAATTATGTTGAAAGTTCTTATTTACGCTCCCTACAAGTTCAGTGATAAAGAGTCAGGGAATCAAGTGCGGCGATTGATAGATGGAGTTGAATGCAACTATTTAAAGGATTCTTTTGAAACTCAAATGTTCAAGTTCGCCATTTCTTGTCTGACCATAACAAAAGGATAACTGCATGGGCTAAACTAAGAATGATTACCCTGGGAAAAATGAATTTTATATTGAACTCATTTTGATACACTATTTCCTGTGGTTACCTGTATAATAAAGTGCCCTTAGGTATTAATCGCTGGAACTTTCAGTCTTGTATTTATAATTGGTCTTTTTTACTTAGTATTTTACAAATTGTTTAGATCTTCGCACCAACAATGGAACTGCAAATGCCTATAATTGCAGGTTAAATGTGTTTGCCCTTTTTCCTGTAATAATCATTGTGTTTGTAATTCTTGTATTGCAGTCCTTTTTCATTGTCAGTTtccaacagtttttttttatacaaGAGATGCCACCGGTAAAATTAGTAGTGTGTCTCTAATATTTGATGTAGTTTGCATATGTTTAACTAATCCAATTTTATAAATGTAGTTTTACTCAGGATATGGTTACCATGGGAATAATTTTGAGCAAACGTACCGCTGTTATCCAGCATCATTTTTTGACAAGGTATTCTATTCTGTGGTATCAATTTCATCTGCTCATACCATCAGTTTTACATGCTGGGTTGGATTTAACAATATTACTGAATTTTAATTTATTTCTCCAGCCACATCTGGAAGGTGGTGACAAAGGTAATTTCTTGGAGCCTTTTCTCTCCTAGTTACAACTCATGTGACATACCTCTGATATGTGTTCTGGACAAATACCTCTGATataattctattttttttcaatacaGTAATAATGCCGCCATCTGCCCTAGATCGTCTTGGTAAGCTCAAGTCTAAATTAGTCAAGCTACAGTAGACCTTAGGCTGAACTTTAGAGCTTCCTGTTGTTCTTTGGATCAGTCACAGGAATATATGTATTCCGTGGTCACTAATTCTTTGGGTTTAATTTAATAGCTTCCCTGCATATTGAGTACCCAATGCTATTTGAGCTGCACAATGGTGCCACTGAACGAATTTCACATTGTGGCGTGTTGGAGTTTGTAGCAGAGGAAGGCATGATCATCATGCCCTACTGGGTATATGCCATAATCCATAAGTGGATTTTTTTACTGCTCTCTTCAATTGTAGTAGCACCAAAGAAATAAATTCCTACTGatttactgtattttttttgtgtgtatagATGATGCAAAACATGCTTCTTCAAGAGGGTGACATGGTGCGTGTCAAGAATGCTACCCTTCCCAAGGGTACATATGTGAAGCTGCAACCTCACACAACTGATTTTCTGGACATCTCAAATCCCAAAGCCATGTCAGTAGCTAGACTTGTGTATTTATTCCTTTTGCCATTTGATGAACAAAGTTTGTACTAGAGTTGTTTATTAAAATCAgttcttttattttgtcattATCACTAATCCACTTGTGACTTTGCAGCTTGGAGAAAACTCTAAGAAATTTCTCCTGTTTAACCACTGGCGACAGCATAATGGTAGCTTACAACAACAAACAGTACTACATTGATATTGTTGAAGCAAAACCTGCTTCTGCAGTTAGCATCATTGAGACGGACTGTGAAGTTGACTTTGCACCTCCTCTTGACTACAAAGAACCTGAAAAACCACAGCAACCCATAGTTCCTGCACGCAAGGCACTTGCTGAAGGTTTGTATTTTACTTTTATCAAAATGATAATTTGTGAACGAGTTCTTAGCCTATTGTGAACAAAACTATCCTTCTTTGTCCGATTAGAATTTAGAAG contains:
- the LOC100841505 gene encoding probable inactive leucine-rich repeat receptor kinase XIAO, which codes for MTRTREKPLSLAFHAMPSSARLLFVLVMVAAARAATPAPAPPVARTAEVQAEIDALLAFRAGLRDPYAAMSGWDASSPSAPCSWRGVACAAPGGAGRVVELLLPRLRLSGPISPALASLAYLEKLSLRSNSLSGNIPASLARVASLRAVFLQSNSLSGPIPQSFLSNLTNLESFDVSANLLSGPVPASLPPSLKYLDLSSNAFSGTIPANISASATKLQFFNLSFNRLRGTVPASLGTLQDLHYLWLEGNLLEGTIPSALANCKALLHLNLQGNALRGILPTAVAAIPSLQILSVSRNRLSGAVPAAAFGSERNSSLRIVQLGGNEFSQVDVPGGLGKDLQVVDLGGNKLGGPFPGWLVEAQGLTVLNLSGNAFTGDVPAAVGQLTALQELRLGGNAFTGAVPPEIGRCGALQVLVLEDNRFSGEVPAALGGLRRLREVYLGGNSLAGQIPATLGNLSWLETLSLPKNRLTGGLPSEVFLLGNLTLLNLSDNKLSGEIPSAIGSLLALQSLNLSGNAFSGRIPSTIGNLLNMRVLDLSGQKNLSGSLPAELFGLPQLQHVSLAENSLSGDVPEGFSSLWSLRHLNISVNYFSGSIPGTYGYMASLQVLSASHNRISGEVPPELANLSNLTVLDLSGNHLTGPIPSDLSRLGELEELDLSHNQLSSKIPPEISNCSSLATLKLADNHLGSEIPPSLANLSKLQTLDLSSNNITGSIPDSLAQIPGLLSFNVSHNDLAGEIPAILGSRFGTPSAFASNPGLCGSPLESECSEYKRHRKRQRLQRLALLISAVAAAALLLVLLCCCCVFSLLRWRRRFVEKRDGVKKRRRSPGRGSGSSGTSTENGISQPKLIMFNSRITYADTVEATRQFDEENVLSRGHHGLMFKACYSEGTVLAILRLPSTSADGAVVVEEGSFRKEAESLGRVKHRNLTVLRGYYAGPPPDVRLLVYDYMPNGNLATLLQEASHQDGHILNWPMRHLIALGVSRGLAFLHQSGVIHGDVKPQNILFDADFEPHLSDFGLEPMVVTAGAAAAAAAASTSATTPVGSLGYVAPDAATAGQATREGDVYSFGIVLLELLTGRRPGMFAGEDEDIVKWVKRQLQRGAVAELLEPGLLELDPESSEWEEFLLGIKVGLLCTASDPLDRPAMADVVFMLEGCRVGPDIPSSADPTSQPSPA
- the LOC100841813 gene encoding ubiquitin fusion degradation protein 1 homolog isoform X1; the protein is MVTMGIILSKRTAVIQHHFLTRYSILWYQFHLLIPSVLHAGLDLTILLNFNLFLQPHLEGGDKVIMPPSALDRLASLHIEYPMLFELHNGATERISHCGVLEFVAEEGMIIMPYWMMQNMLLQEGDMVRVKNATLPKGTYVKLQPHTTDFLDISNPKAILEKTLRNFSCLTTGDSIMVAYNNKQYYIDIVEAKPASAVSIIETDCEVDFAPPLDYKEPEKPQQPIVPARKALAEAQDANVEDEPKFKPFTGYGKRLDGKGSKQQAPEVSSAARSAPSDSNKRASQQTASPSGASTSTRQKTGKLVFGSSASNSKEAQSQKEPVKGSEPPKKDEPKFNAFSGKSYSLKR
- the LOC100841813 gene encoding ubiquitin fusion degradation protein 1 homolog isoform X2, with product MFYSGYGYHGNNFEQTYRCYPASFFDKPHLEGGDKVIMPPSALDRLASLHIEYPMLFELHNGATERISHCGVLEFVAEEGMIIMPYWMMQNMLLQEGDMVRVKNATLPKGTYVKLQPHTTDFLDISNPKAILEKTLRNFSCLTTGDSIMVAYNNKQYYIDIVEAKPASAVSIIETDCEVDFAPPLDYKEPEKPQQPIVPARKALAEAQDANVEDEPKFKPFTGYGKRLDGKGSKQQAPEVSSAARSAPSDSNKRASQQTASPSGASTSTRQKTGKLVFGSSASNSKEAQSQKEPVKGSEPPKKDEPKFNAFSGKSYSLKR